The sequence GATTAACCTAACAATTTTTAGCTGATTTACAATAATTGGGCCAATTTTAGGAATAATTAGTATTATAAAAATTTTAAAAGGGACTGAAACCCCAGAAGAATTTAAAACTAATTAAATTATTATTCTTGTTCAAGTTTTAACAAGTGTTCTTTTAAGGTTAAGCCCCCACGAAACCCAGTTAAGTTCTTATTTTTGCCAATTACGCGGTGACAAGGAACAATAATTAAAACTGGATTTGCCCCAATCGCTTGCCCAACAGCACGAGTTGCTTGCGGGCGATTAATTATCTCGGCTATTTCTTGATAATATTTTGTTTGCCCGTAAGGAATTGTTAACAAACTGTTTCAAACAACTTGTTGAAAGGTTGTCCCAATTAAATCTAATGGTAATGTAAATACTTTTCGCTGGTGATGAAAATATTCCTTAATTTGGTTACAATATCGGACTAATTTATCCCCGTTTTCCCTCAAAATTATTTCTTGATTTTTTATCTTATCTTTATAATTAATTAGTTCTTGCTCTGTTTGGCCAACAAATATTAACCCCTTATCAGACGCAGCTATTATTCATTCTTCATTATTAATTATCATTTTACAATAATATCAAGTTACTGTTTGTCCCATTATTATCCCACCTTTGTTATTACTTTCATTGTATCAAAATAAAAAACAGATGATTAATATCATCTGTTTTTTATTAACTCTTTATTTACGAATTAAAACTCATCCCAGAGCTCCAACCCCAATTAGTAAATTAGGAATTGCCCCTAAATAAGTTCACACTGATTTATAATCAGCACTAACAAAAAAACCAATTAAAAAGATTACTGCCAAACCAGTGATAACAGATCCTCAAATAAATGATCAAATTCCTGGCTTAACTGAGAAAGGAACTAAAATATATAAAATTCCTAAAACTAATAATAATGGTCAAAGTACTGATACATTATCGTTTCCTCATCCATAAATTGATAATGATACTGCAACACCTGCTGCAGATAAAATTCCAATTAAGATAATTCATGCGGCTCCAATTAACATCAATATTTTTGGTCAAGTAAATGTCTTCATTTTTGTTTTCTCCTTTATTGGTTAATTATATCCTAAAGTGAAAGACAGCACAATCTATTGTAAACTAGTGCTATCTTGATATCCTTTGTCATTAAAAGAATAAAAATCTCGTTCTTTTAAATACTGATTAAATTCTGTTACTGCGAAAGTTTTTGAACGATATGGAATCAATTGACTAGAAGAATAAAGTTTTTCTTGACTATCATCTAAAATTGAAAAAGAATATCCCCAGTGTGGTGAATCATATTCAACAATATTAAAATTATTATCAATTCAACGCTCTTTAACATTAAGGGTTAAAGCAAAAACATGTTCTTCTGGGGTTGCTTGTAGCTTAATTGAATCTTCTGCAATTAAACTAAGGGGAACATTCATTCCAACCGTTAACGGGTCACTTGTGTTACTTCAAACCCCATAAATATCTTTTTGGGTTTTTGTTGTTAAAAGCGTTTCTCATTTATTAGAATTCCATCAAACAAATTGTTGACCATCTGAACCCGGTTGAATCGGATGACCATCACTAATTGTCCCATGAGTATTAAATTCAGCTTGGAATTTATCATTTAGTTGTTTCATATTTTTACTGTTTTTAATATCTGCTCATTTTTGATTTGGAAAAACTGAACGGCCATTAACCCACGTATTTTGTGTTAAAAACGAATCAGATCCATAATAATCCCCGGTTTGATGGAAAGTAATGGGTTCTAAAATATTCGTTGTTAATGCTAAATCAGCTGAATCATTAAATTTAAAATATTGAACCGCTTCTGATAAAGTTGTTGCTTTTTCTAAATATAAATACAAGTAATGGTTATCTTCTAAATCAACCCAATTTGTTTGTTGATAAGGGTTACTAACTGATGGTAGTAAATAACCATTATAACCAACTGCCACCCCATTTGTTGCTGATGATTTTAATTTTCCTAATCATTGTGGAAGAGGCAGTTGATCGTTAACTTCTCCTTTTGTTTGACATGCCACCAATAATAGCGATGGACTGACAGTAATTGTTGTACTTAACATTAATAATAAAAGTTTTTTCATTTTTCTCTCCTTCTAATTTTAAAAATTATGACTTATTATCCTTGGTTACTTATTTATCCTGATAGCTATTTTGTCAGAAAATAATTGATGTAAAAGCTAAGATTCAAGCAAAACTAATAATGGTTGGTAACCAAATATTATGTAATTGGGAAAAATAAGTTAAGTTTGGATATAAATTTGAATCTAAGATTCAACTTGGCACATTTCAAAAGAAACTACTATTCATTAAATTAGCTAAAAAAGTTGTCGGGAAAAAATATCCTAAAAAATTTAAGATTTGATCACTACGAATAACACCTAGCGGAAATAACATCCCCGTTAAAAAAGCTAAGATTAAAAAAACACTAATTGCTAATACTAAAATTATTTTTAAATCACGATGAAAATAGCC is a genomic window of Spiroplasma syrphidicola EA-1 containing:
- a CDS encoding methylated-DNA--[protein]-cysteine S-methyltransferase, coding for MGQTVTWYYCKMIINNEEWIIAASDKGLIFVGQTEQELINYKDKIKNQEIILRENGDKLVRYCNQIKEYFHHQRKVFTLPLDLIGTTFQQVVWNSLLTIPYGQTKYYQEIAEIINRPQATRAVGQAIGANPVLIIVPCHRVIGKNKNLTGFRGGLTLKEHLLKLEQE